The following are encoded together in the Carbonactinospora thermoautotrophica genome:
- a CDS encoding phosphoglycerate kinase, with protein MKTIDDLGDLRGKRVLVRADLNVPLDGEAITDDGRIRASLPTIRALADRGARVVVCAHLGRPKGEVKPEFSLAPVARRLGELLGKPVAFATDVVGESAQATVAGLADGDVALLENLRFEPGETSKDDAERGAFAEKLAKLADVYVGDGFGAVHRKHASVYDVPKRLPHAAGQLVLAELEVLRRLTEQPQRPYVVVLGGAKVSDKLGVIENLLGLADRIIIGGGMGYTFLKAHGYEVGKSLLEADQVDTVRGYLAEAQKRGVEIVNAIDIVVADDFSPEANTQVVAANAIPAGWQGLDIGPETRKLYADKIVDAKTVFWNGPMGVFEMAPFAEGTRAVAEALTKVDGLTVVGGGDSAAAVRQLGFTDEQFGHISTGGGASLEYLEGKVLPGIEALADSA; from the coding sequence ATGAAAACTATCGACGACCTGGGGGACCTTCGCGGCAAGCGGGTGCTCGTTCGGGCTGACCTCAACGTTCCGCTGGACGGGGAGGCCATCACCGACGACGGCCGTATCCGGGCCAGCTTGCCCACGATCCGCGCGCTCGCCGACCGCGGCGCCCGCGTCGTGGTGTGCGCCCACCTGGGCCGGCCCAAGGGCGAGGTGAAGCCGGAGTTCTCGCTCGCCCCGGTGGCCAGGCGGCTCGGTGAGTTGCTCGGCAAGCCGGTCGCCTTCGCCACCGACGTGGTGGGGGAGAGCGCGCAGGCCACCGTCGCCGGGCTGGCCGACGGCGACGTGGCGCTGCTGGAGAACCTCCGGTTCGAGCCGGGCGAGACGAGTAAGGACGACGCCGAGCGCGGGGCGTTCGCCGAGAAGCTGGCGAAGCTGGCAGACGTGTACGTGGGTGATGGGTTCGGCGCGGTGCACCGTAAGCACGCCAGCGTCTACGACGTGCCGAAGCGGCTGCCGCACGCCGCCGGCCAGCTCGTGCTGGCCGAGCTGGAGGTGCTGCGTCGGCTCACCGAGCAGCCCCAACGGCCGTACGTAGTCGTCCTCGGCGGAGCCAAGGTCTCCGACAAGCTCGGCGTCATCGAAAACCTGCTCGGCCTGGCCGACCGCATCATCATCGGCGGCGGCATGGGTTACACATTCCTCAAAGCCCACGGCTATGAGGTCGGCAAGAGCCTGCTCGAAGCCGACCAGGTCGACACCGTGCGCGGCTACCTCGCGGAGGCGCAGAAGCGCGGCGTCGAGATCGTCAACGCCATTGACATCGTGGTAGCCGACGACTTCTCGCCCGAGGCCAACACCCAGGTCGTCGCCGCCAACGCGATCCCTGCAGGCTGGCAGGGGCTCGACATCGGTCCCGAGACGCGCAAACTCTACGCGGACAAGATCGTCGACGCCAAGACCGTGTTCTGGAACGGCCCGATGGGTGTGTTCGAGATGGCGCCGTTCGCTGAGGGAACTCGCGCGGTCGCGGAGGCGCTGACCAAGGTCGACGGGCTCACCGTGGTCGGCGGCGGTGACTCGGCGGCAGCGGTCCGGCAGCTCGGCTTCACCGACGAGCAGTTCGGCCACATATCCACCGGCGGCGGGGCCAGCCTTGAGTACCTCGAAGGCAAGGTGCTGCCAGGGATCGAGGCGCTCGCGGACTCGGCGTGA
- the gap gene encoding type I glyceraldehyde-3-phosphate dehydrogenase — translation MTIRVGINGFGRIGRNFFRAALAQGADIEIVGVNDLTDNATLAHLLKYDSILGRLPHEVKATEDEITVAGKSFKAFAERDPAALPWGDLGADIVVESTGRFTNAADARKHLDAGAKKVIISAPAKDEDVTIVMGVNHAVYDAAKHTIISNASCTTNCVAPMAKVLLDNFGIEKGLVTTIHAYTNDQVILDFPHKDLRRARAAAINIIPTSTGAAKATALVIPELKGKLDGIAMRVPVPTGSVTDLVVDLERETTKEEVNAAFKAAAEGPLKGYLEYTEDPIVSSDIVNTPASCTLDASLTMVNGRQVKVVGWYDNEWGYSNRLVDLVKLVGSSL, via the coding sequence GTGACGATCCGTGTAGGCATCAACGGCTTCGGCCGCATCGGCCGCAACTTCTTCCGGGCCGCGCTCGCGCAGGGCGCCGACATCGAGATCGTCGGCGTCAACGACCTCACCGACAACGCGACCCTGGCCCACCTTCTCAAGTACGACAGCATCCTCGGCCGGCTGCCGCACGAGGTGAAGGCCACCGAGGACGAGATCACCGTCGCCGGCAAGTCGTTCAAGGCGTTCGCCGAGCGCGACCCCGCTGCGCTGCCGTGGGGCGACCTCGGCGCCGACATCGTCGTCGAGTCGACCGGTCGGTTCACCAACGCTGCCGACGCGCGCAAGCACCTGGACGCGGGCGCCAAGAAGGTCATCATCTCCGCGCCGGCCAAGGACGAGGACGTCACCATCGTCATGGGCGTCAACCACGCCGTGTATGACGCGGCGAAGCACACGATCATCTCCAACGCGTCCTGCACCACGAACTGTGTCGCCCCCATGGCCAAGGTCCTGCTCGACAACTTCGGCATCGAGAAGGGCCTGGTGACGACGATCCACGCCTACACCAACGACCAGGTCATTCTCGACTTCCCGCACAAGGACCTGCGCCGGGCGCGGGCGGCGGCGATCAACATCATCCCCACCTCGACCGGTGCTGCGAAGGCCACCGCGCTGGTCATCCCCGAACTCAAGGGCAAGCTCGACGGCATCGCGATGCGGGTCCCGGTGCCCACCGGTTCGGTGACCGACCTGGTCGTCGACCTTGAGCGCGAGACCACCAAGGAGGAGGTCAACGCCGCGTTCAAGGCAGCCGCCGAGGGTCCGCTCAAGGGCTACCTCGAGTACACCGAGGACCCGATCGTCTCCTCCGACATCGTCAACACCCCGGCGTCGTGCACCCTCGACGCATCCCTGACGATGGTGAACGGCCGACAGGTCAAGGTCGTCGGCTGGTACGACAACGAGTGGGGCTACTCCAACCGCCTCGTCGACCTCGTCAAGCTGGTCGGGTCCTCGCTCTGA
- a CDS encoding ribose-5-phosphate isomerase — protein sequence MSEAHPRPEVDAGLPRVHLGSDHAGFELKKHIATWLTEHGYEFVDHGPHAFDALDDYPPYVLRAATAVAEDPNSIGIVLGGSGNGEAIAANKVVGIRAALVWSVQIAVLAREHNNANIISLGARMHTPEEAIRLVEVFLTTPYSEEERHTRRIKMIHTYEQTGELPPVPATN from the coding sequence ATGTCTGAAGCACATCCTCGACCCGAGGTGGACGCGGGTCTCCCCCGCGTCCACCTCGGGTCCGATCATGCCGGCTTCGAACTGAAGAAGCACATCGCAACCTGGCTCACCGAGCACGGTTACGAGTTCGTCGACCATGGGCCGCATGCCTTCGACGCGCTGGACGACTACCCGCCTTACGTGCTCCGTGCCGCGACCGCCGTGGCCGAGGACCCGAACAGCATCGGCATCGTGCTCGGTGGTTCGGGCAACGGAGAGGCGATCGCCGCGAACAAGGTAGTCGGCATCCGCGCTGCCCTTGTGTGGAGCGTGCAGATCGCCGTGCTGGCGCGCGAACACAACAACGCCAACATCATCAGCCTCGGTGCGCGCATGCACACCCCTGAGGAGGCGATTCGGCTGGTGGAGGTGTTCCTCACCACCCCGTACTCGGAGGAGGAGCGGCACACCCGTCGTATCAAGATGATCCACACGTACGAACAGACCGGCGAACTGCCGCCCGTTCCCGCCACAAACTGA
- the cbbX gene encoding CbbX protein: MTRTTEQRRPGFGMPKPGQDLTPQEPTEAAPPPLPEDATVDLAAERRSSGIDEVLDTLDRELVGLEPVKTRIREIAALLLVDRVRQRFGLSSSRPNLHMSFTGSPGTGKTTVAMRMAELLHRLGYLERGHLVAVTRDDLVGQYVGHTAPKTKEVLKRAMGGVLFIDEAYYLYRAENERDYGQEAIEILLQVMENQREDLVVILAGYKDRMDSFFASNPGMSSRIAHHIHFPDYNIDELMAIARLMLGKENYHFSEAAEHTFHEYLERRMRQPRFANARSVRNALERARLRQANRLVSATGRTWGREDLMRLEPEDFLASRVFSAESAEEVTSSS; this comes from the coding sequence ATGACCAGGACAACAGAACAGCGCCGGCCGGGCTTCGGCATGCCGAAGCCCGGCCAGGACCTCACACCGCAGGAGCCCACTGAGGCTGCGCCTCCGCCGCTCCCGGAAGACGCCACCGTCGACCTCGCCGCCGAACGGCGCTCCTCCGGCATCGACGAGGTGCTCGACACCCTGGACCGGGAACTGGTGGGCCTGGAACCGGTCAAGACCCGCATCCGGGAGATCGCCGCGCTGCTGCTGGTCGACCGGGTACGGCAACGCTTCGGCCTGTCCTCCTCCCGGCCCAACCTGCACATGTCGTTCACCGGCAGCCCCGGCACGGGCAAGACCACGGTGGCGATGCGCATGGCCGAGCTGCTGCACCGGCTCGGCTACCTCGAACGCGGCCACCTGGTCGCGGTCACCCGAGATGACCTGGTGGGACAGTACGTCGGCCACACCGCGCCGAAGACCAAGGAGGTCCTTAAGCGGGCGATGGGCGGCGTGCTGTTCATCGACGAGGCCTACTACCTGTACCGGGCGGAGAACGAGCGGGACTACGGCCAGGAGGCCATCGAGATCCTGCTGCAGGTGATGGAGAACCAGCGGGAGGACCTGGTCGTCATCCTCGCCGGCTACAAGGACCGGATGGACTCCTTCTTCGCCTCCAACCCCGGAATGAGCTCCCGCATCGCGCACCACATCCACTTCCCCGACTACAACATCGACGAGCTCATGGCCATCGCCCGCCTCATGCTGGGCAAGGAGAACTACCACTTCTCCGAGGCCGCCGAACACACCTTCCACGAGTACCTGGAGCGGCGGATGCGCCAGCCGCGGTTCGCGAACGCGCGCAGTGTCCGCAACGCGCTCGAGCGTGCCCGCCTCCGGCAGGCGAACCGCCTCGTCAGCGCGACCGGCCGCACGTGGGGCAGGGAGGACCTCATGCGCCTCGAACCCGAGGACTTCCTCGCCAGCCGCGTTTTCTCCGCCGAATCGGCCGAGGAGGTCACAAGCTCGTCCTGA
- a CDS encoding ribulose bisphosphate carboxylase small subunit has product MRITQGTFSYLPDLTDEEIEKQIQYALDNGWALSVEFTDDPHPRNNYWEMWGLPMFDLKDAAGVLYEVNECRKAYPNHYIRVNAFDASYGRQTTALSFIVNRPAQEPGFRLDRQETSDRRIRYTLHPYALDRPKGDRYQPAQPR; this is encoded by the coding sequence ATGCGCATCACGCAGGGCACCTTCTCCTACCTGCCTGACCTCACCGACGAGGAGATCGAGAAGCAGATCCAGTACGCGCTGGACAACGGCTGGGCGCTGTCGGTCGAGTTCACCGACGACCCCCACCCCCGCAACAACTACTGGGAGATGTGGGGGCTGCCGATGTTCGACCTCAAGGACGCCGCTGGCGTGCTGTACGAGGTCAACGAGTGCCGGAAGGCTTACCCCAACCACTACATCCGGGTCAACGCCTTCGACGCGAGCTACGGCCGGCAGACGACCGCGCTGTCGTTCATCGTCAACAGGCCAGCCCAGGAGCCCGGGTTCCGGCTCGACCGGCAGGAGACCTCCGACCGGCGGATCCGGTACACCCTGCACCCCTACGCCCTGGACCGGCCTAAGGGTGATCGCTACCAGCCTGCTCAACCGCGATGA